A portion of the Oceanivirga salmonicida genome contains these proteins:
- the mutS gene encoding DNA mismatch repair protein MutS — protein MSTPLLKQYREIKEKYKEEILFFRLGDFYEMFFEDAVTASKVLGLTLTSRNKEKDKDVPLAGIPYHSASQYINKLVNEGYKVAICEQVEDPKEAKGLVKREVIKVITKGTVIDVDNLEANKNNYIASVVIEQDNAYISYIDITTGTFKAFITDISNILSLIYRLDIKELVITKSNYTKIETSLLNSEISISMVDKPRNSASFLCDYFDIASLDSFGIFDKNLIDCCASLLDYILENQVSIDLNIPKITLLQSENYADINITTSKNLELIKNGRDKSSYGTLLWIIDKCKTSMGSRLVKEYLNYPLMNKTEILNRQKDISYLIDNMILRDDIRDELTDTYDLERILSKIIFGSENGKDLRAISKTLKKYIKICELWPEKFEETDISFMQELIDKIDNCIVEDPPFTVREAGMIKEDFNEETKELNDILHHGNKFLIKIETREKEETGIKNLKIKYNKVFGYFIEISKSNISEVPEKYIRKQTLSNCERYITEELKIYEDKIINARAKLNDLEYNILKSLSEEIKVYKDKLSALANIVSYIDVMASFAYVSVSNNYVKPTFNDKDEIKILNGRHPIVEKLITSQFIENDTYFSYGKSFVILTGPNMAGKSTYMKQIALICIMAQIGMFVPAKSASLSIIDKFLTRIGASDDILTGQSTFMVEMSEVSNILNNATSKSLIILDEIGRGTSTYDGLSIASAISTYIHDKIGAKTIFATHYHELNELEQRYEHIVNYRIEVEEKNSKIIFLRKISKGSADKSYGNYVAKLAGLPSEILRESKNLLHKLEKRQILIQQNENIGQLSLFDNPSYLESKENTEEKLNMLENLIEEIEDIDINSMTPLKALNTLQDLKQYINEMKNRKE, from the coding sequence ATGTCAACACCACTTTTGAAACAGTATAGAGAAATAAAGGAAAAATATAAAGAAGAAATACTTTTTTTTAGATTAGGAGATTTCTATGAAATGTTTTTTGAAGACGCAGTTACAGCTTCTAAAGTTTTAGGGCTTACTTTGACTTCGAGAAATAAAGAAAAGGATAAAGATGTTCCTTTGGCAGGAATTCCATATCATAGTGCTAGTCAATATATAAATAAATTAGTAAATGAAGGATATAAAGTAGCAATATGTGAGCAAGTAGAAGATCCAAAAGAAGCCAAAGGTTTAGTTAAAAGAGAAGTAATAAAAGTAATAACTAAGGGGACAGTTATAGATGTAGATAATTTGGAAGCAAACAAGAACAACTATATAGCAAGTGTAGTAATAGAACAAGATAATGCATATATTTCATACATAGATATAACTACTGGAACTTTTAAAGCCTTTATAACAGATATTTCTAATATATTATCACTAATTTATAGACTAGATATTAAAGAATTAGTAATAACTAAATCAAATTATACTAAAATAGAGACTTCTTTATTAAATAGCGAAATAAGTATATCTATGGTTGATAAACCTAGAAATTCTGCTAGTTTTTTGTGTGATTATTTTGATATAGCATCATTAGATAGTTTTGGAATATTTGATAAGAATTTAATAGATTGTTGTGCCTCTTTATTAGACTATATATTAGAAAATCAGGTAAGCATTGATTTAAATATACCTAAAATTACATTATTACAAAGTGAAAATTATGCAGATATAAATATAACGACATCTAAGAATTTAGAATTAATTAAAAATGGTAGAGATAAAAGTTCATATGGAACATTACTTTGGATAATAGATAAGTGTAAAACTTCTATGGGAAGTAGACTTGTAAAAGAATATCTTAATTACCCATTAATGAATAAAACTGAAATTTTAAATAGACAAAAAGATATAAGTTATTTAATAGATAATATGATATTAAGAGATGATATTAGAGATGAATTAACTGATACTTATGATTTAGAAAGAATATTAAGTAAAATAATTTTTGGTAGTGAAAATGGAAAAGATTTAAGAGCTATATCTAAAACTCTGAAAAAATATATAAAGATATGTGAATTATGGCCTGAAAAATTTGAAGAAACTGATATAAGTTTTATGCAAGAATTAATTGATAAAATTGATAATTGTATAGTTGAAGATCCACCTTTTACTGTAAGAGAAGCAGGAATGATAAAAGAGGATTTTAATGAAGAAACAAAAGAATTAAATGACATATTGCATCATGGAAATAAATTTTTAATTAAAATAGAAACAAGAGAAAAAGAAGAAACGGGAATAAAAAATTTAAAAATAAAATATAATAAAGTTTTCGGGTATTTTATAGAAATAAGTAAATCTAATATATCAGAAGTTCCTGAAAAATATATTAGAAAGCAAACTTTATCAAATTGCGAAAGATATATAACAGAAGAACTTAAAATATATGAGGATAAGATAATAAATGCAAGAGCAAAATTAAATGATTTAGAATACAATATATTAAAGTCTTTATCAGAAGAAATAAAGGTATATAAAGATAAATTATCAGCATTAGCCAATATAGTATCATATATAGATGTTATGGCATCTTTTGCATATGTAAGTGTATCTAATAACTATGTTAAACCTACATTTAATGATAAAGATGAGATAAAAATATTAAATGGAAGACACCCTATAGTTGAAAAATTAATAACTAGTCAATTTATAGAAAATGATACATATTTTTCATATGGCAAAAGTTTTGTTATCTTAACAGGACCTAATATGGCTGGTAAATCAACATACATGAAACAAATTGCGTTAATATGTATTATGGCCCAAATAGGAATGTTTGTACCTGCTAAATCTGCAAGTTTAAGTATTATAGATAAGTTCTTAACTAGAATAGGTGCATCAGACGATATTTTGACAGGACAAAGTACATTTATGGTTGAAATGAGTGAAGTATCTAATATTTTAAATAATGCAACTAGCAAGAGTTTAATAATTTTAGATGAGATAGGTCGTGGAACATCGACGTATGACGGTTTATCGATAGCGTCAGCCATTTCTACATACATACATGATAAGATAGGTGCTAAAACTATATTTGCGACCCACTATCACGAATTAAATGAGTTAGAGCAAAGATATGAGCATATAGTTAATTATAGAATAGAAGTAGAAGAAAAAAATTCTAAAATTATATTTCTTCGTAAAATTTCAAAAGGTAGTGCTGATAAATCATATGGAAATTATGTTGCCAAATTAGCAGGTTTACCTAGTGAGATTTTAAGAGAATCTAAAAATTTATTACATAAATTAGAAAAAAGACAAATATTAATACAACAAAATGAAAATATAGGGCAGTTATCTTTATTTGATAATCCGAGTTATTTAGAATCTAAAGAAAATACAGAAGAAAAATTAAATATGTTAGAAAACTTAATCGAGGAAATAGAGGATATAGATATAAATAGCATGACACCATTAAAGGCTTTAAACACATTACAAGATTTAAAGCAATATATAAATGAAATGAAAAATCGAAAGGAATAA
- the alaS gene encoding alanine--tRNA ligase: MTGNELRKSFVDFFESKKHKHFESASLIPDDKTLLLTVAGMVPFKPFFLGEKKAPYKRITTYQKCIRTNDLENVGVTPRHHTFFEMLGNFSFGDYFKKEAISWSWEYITEHLKLDKDRLWISVHHTDDEAYDIWTKEVGISLERMVRLGDEDNWWAAGPVGSCGPCSEIYYDTQNMGENNEEINAKPGDEGDRFLEIWNLVFTEWNRLEDGSLVPLPEKNIDTGAGIERVASVVQGKSNNFETDIFALIIKDIKKILELKDNEQDTSVKIIADHMRACTFLICDGVIPSNDGRGYILKKLIRRAYGTGSIANKKIFNSGESFLYKLVNSVVETMKQAYPELVEKQKYIEEIIKDEEEKFAKTLKSGTELLLSKIEKIKDKKIPSEITFKLYDTFGFPFELTKLVCESKGKIADEKEFNLKLDEQVERSKGARVVLSDMIKDEFIDKFYKEHGETKFTGYETLEDTATILSVEETKNGLQIILDKTPFYSAQGGQVSDKGIMFNDDFSSEVIDMAKKSDIFMHYIKINSGNVPKLGDKVNLKVDKVFRAGTMRNHTATHILHKAIKEVLGDHVNQAGSLVYDKGLRFDFTYNKKLDEKTIRTIERRVNEIIQNNNRVEVTYTTQEKADEMGVIALFGEKYKDTVRVVDIVDYSAELCGGTHCPHTGLIGSFYILSEESKASGIRRIEAITGVAAYEYSVKNMKTIYDLSQELKVEQSNLLSGVQKQKETIKDLENEIESLKQKLIDSELDDILKDYEEYNGIKILVKELKVESSNLKIILDKAKEKLDNAVILFAAKSGDNLVFVSGVTNELTKKYKAGEIVKFASNIAGGNGGGRPDFAQAGAKDITKLGESLNKTLEFIKGK, from the coding sequence ATGACAGGTAATGAATTAAGAAAAAGTTTTGTAGATTTTTTCGAATCTAAAAAACATAAACATTTTGAAAGTGCTTCTTTAATACCAGATGACAAAACTTTATTATTAACAGTAGCAGGTATGGTACCTTTTAAACCATTTTTCTTAGGAGAAAAAAAAGCACCATACAAAAGAATAACTACATATCAAAAGTGTATAAGAACTAATGATTTGGAAAATGTTGGAGTAACACCTAGACACCATACTTTTTTTGAAATGTTAGGAAATTTTTCTTTTGGAGATTATTTCAAAAAAGAAGCAATTTCTTGGTCATGGGAATATATAACAGAGCATTTAAAATTAGATAAAGATAGATTATGGATATCAGTACACCATACAGATGATGAAGCATATGATATATGGACTAAAGAAGTTGGAATATCGCTAGAAAGAATGGTTAGATTAGGCGATGAAGATAACTGGTGGGCAGCAGGACCTGTTGGTTCTTGTGGACCATGTAGTGAAATATATTATGACACACAAAATATGGGTGAGAATAATGAGGAAATAAATGCTAAACCAGGAGATGAAGGAGATAGATTCTTAGAAATATGGAATTTAGTGTTTACTGAATGGAATAGATTAGAAGATGGCTCATTAGTTCCATTACCTGAGAAAAATATAGATACGGGAGCAGGTATAGAGCGTGTTGCTTCTGTTGTTCAAGGTAAAAGTAATAACTTTGAAACAGATATTTTTGCCCTAATAATAAAAGATATTAAAAAAATATTAGAATTAAAAGATAATGAACAAGATACTAGTGTAAAAATAATAGCAGACCATATGAGAGCATGTACTTTCTTAATTTGTGATGGAGTAATTCCATCTAATGATGGTCGTGGTTATATACTTAAAAAGTTAATAAGAAGAGCATATGGTACTGGAAGCATAGCCAATAAAAAAATATTTAATAGTGGTGAAAGTTTCTTATATAAACTAGTAAATTCAGTAGTAGAAACTATGAAACAAGCCTACCCTGAATTAGTTGAAAAACAAAAATATATAGAAGAAATTATAAAAGATGAAGAAGAAAAATTTGCTAAAACTTTAAAATCAGGAACAGAGTTATTATTATCTAAAATAGAAAAAATAAAAGATAAAAAAATACCTAGTGAAATAACATTTAAACTATATGATACTTTTGGTTTTCCATTTGAACTTACTAAATTAGTATGTGAGAGTAAAGGTAAAATTGCAGATGAAAAAGAATTTAATTTAAAATTAGATGAACAAGTTGAAAGATCAAAAGGTGCAAGAGTAGTTTTAAGTGATATGATTAAAGATGAATTTATTGATAAATTCTATAAAGAACACGGAGAAACTAAGTTTACAGGTTATGAAACATTAGAAGATACTGCAACTATATTAAGTGTAGAAGAAACTAAAAATGGATTACAAATAATTTTAGATAAAACACCATTTTATTCAGCACAAGGTGGACAAGTAAGTGATAAAGGTATAATGTTTAATGATGATTTTAGTTCAGAAGTAATAGATATGGCTAAAAAATCAGATATATTTATGCACTATATTAAAATCAATAGTGGAAATGTACCAAAGCTTGGAGACAAAGTTAATCTTAAAGTAGATAAAGTATTTAGAGCAGGAACTATGAGAAATCATACTGCTACACATATATTACATAAAGCAATAAAAGAAGTTTTAGGAGATCATGTAAATCAAGCAGGTTCATTAGTTTATGATAAAGGACTTAGATTTGATTTTACATATAATAAAAAACTAGATGAGAAAACTATTAGAACTATTGAAAGAAGAGTTAATGAAATTATACAAAATAATAATAGGGTAGAAGTAACTTATACAACACAAGAAAAAGCAGATGAAATGGGAGTTATTGCTTTATTTGGAGAAAAGTATAAAGATACAGTAAGAGTAGTAGATATAGTTGACTATTCAGCAGAACTTTGTGGTGGAACACATTGTCCACATACAGGACTTATAGGTTCATTTTATATATTATCAGAAGAATCAAAGGCTTCTGGTATTAGAAGAATAGAAGCAATAACAGGTGTAGCAGCTTATGAATATTCAGTAAAAAATATGAAAACTATATATGATTTAAGTCAAGAATTAAAAGTTGAGCAAAGTAATCTTTTAAGTGGTGTACAAAAACAAAAAGAAACTATTAAAGATTTAGAAAATGAAATTGAAAGTTTAAAACAAAAATTAATAGATTCAGAATTAGATGATATACTAAAAGATTATGAAGAGTATAATGGAATTAAGATTTTAGTTAAAGAATTAAAAGTAGAAAGTTCTAATTTAAAAATTATTTTAGATAAAGCAAAAGAAAAATTAGATAATGCAGTAATACTATTTGCAGCTAAATCAGGAGATAATTTAGTATTTGTTTCAGGTGTAACTAATGAATTAACTAAGAAATATAAGGCGGGAGAAATA